A window from Setaria italica strain Yugu1 chromosome VIII, Setaria_italica_v2.0, whole genome shotgun sequence encodes these proteins:
- the LOC101778892 gene encoding uncharacterized protein LOC101778892 isoform X1, whose protein sequence is MAAATARAPAADNRWGFAAAAAAPTKTPAVGVLGTAQKHTNLPTQRPTPPAPNAWGSSSLLSLKNDGGSGSFGNINDRPSSRGSSRTSTDGSDLLDSPLAWGRTSYNSTTAISHPQRTELRSGSWRFPHSQTSFSDVLKGPLNSIAKRRPTSHGKGFTLSADDFPVLVSKSSQSNSQLGNSFQGRPTFSSVIIAARDEQRKIPPTGGDPFSTADFSMEAQQAQLHATQTPDICMPPPCIDYWHPPPDHPPDRNGIWPGGVASYGLGKPADTHGSFPVESFTHNGQSLLNQRGETGHGPAHGGFQPENNNSCYAHEPADASVKILPHLMLGKVKGNHSDALEKQVIKKDVALLEKIKCLNIKARNLRASNISEISSCREAKVGHPKSIGVEAYHVANDAPVSAVICDITSAFDLANSVSESSNHVPIGTSNVSASANLVMIDLSEGYPTIFSEAREPGESADNYVYVVGNTSRNKHVSSATNTASDIWGPGWEEHSTVDSLPVDMINTHEDQRFAGNSSQQVDVRTVDDMLNSPDYEIQNSMRYISAPYEKQLQEDERGEIGQKAKTIVKLEDLHRHSFVQSQNSNGTPGKYHAYRGNSSRKWHVSSAEDISSSISGHGWEDHQDLSFSGNTSTWQVHIRTDDMINSSDYEIQHSRRELSAQRSKQLQEEERGKPQQKAESTAKLEDLNVHPLLQSQKSKDAPGKSADAHEYGGWNGSRNKCSGSAEDIPFNISGHGWEDHPGVESLPVVINSHQGQSVPWDTSQHLHARTNDDRHNYPGYEIKHSRWRESSAQHAKELQKERENIQHKATSIAKPQGLNRRPFLHNQKSNDAPGKSADYIEYGGWRASRNRHGSSAEDISFNMPGHGWEDHPTVDSLPFMTNTHQDQSFPGNNSWQVHARTADMLNSPGYEVQHSRRELSAQHAKRLPEHERGEIQQKAKPIVKLEDLNRRQFLQSQKSDNSPGKSADYHVYGGGNALRNRHGSSAENVSFKISEFGWEDHPTVDSMPVAMTNTHQNQSFSGNTAERVYERTIDDMINSADYETQLSWRELSAQHAQLQKEERGKLQLKAKVNGKLEELNRSSSVQNQKSNDVPLEADKILRKQGAEGSGTSNHDTSTSDTCCTAYAGNLKPLRANGTENATVPISSTLAADTASVNRGPLTHNVMPLAKKTDTNMLEHTAQKIRAQSHDSSAPKHLQVEDREGQVHKLESISRVSTTVSGTADANKGPLIHNAFHSAKNTDINMIHIDQKGASESYDTTALMHLQTEDKRRQVHSQGRILRGPPASESAGLNKGSSILNVMPSAKNNGINMKEYITRKSALWSHENSAPKHLQMEIRRRQVRSQEGVLRERSNIAESTENITTDSGTPVDTWNTEAKPHAELSTHSKNRRPASPLVFGTKNTEASSVHKAHISGVIINSAIIPVQVSSVRGFTVGSIMLGDASLAFVNQEKTVAKEVHDDVTHSCSIPKQTEKSGTNQPGVQRVKDPHGSDRIMHTPVKEPRKREQSEAGGLNCAAIPAPIQPSGNQSIVSQNSAPEKTSEMERHAHKPAYKELDLQNPRKMLPAENHTTSSDNLSTSKSDAKTVDEEALDAPTATKPENREDEKTSKHLGRSSASSNQGSTNGSASAAPGLNEQEANSVLKIMHELSDQLEQIEKHLDSSTHVAAVNHPQPTQMVMVSMPGYTWGEHAGCSQRQYHVDGQVNMWINYAANSHMDGRVMTQGAGLQTAHLLPGPISVPVPVPENNLAGVKVGPAPGWKWDTAEHVLISDTGDAPGLSTARRGAAPTQNALRVGQMDVMLGVQATGGMAYGAATAAVNPEVLYHAGPELEQLNPAWFPHVQHDGMHHHGGSGGTSVYLLGMDGGAGAHAHGGGGGYMTGPPMVGPVHPEYQLMPAVASPVAGWSDGGSAMVPALGHPAETWGPAYGEHVYYA, encoded by the exons atggccgcggcgacggcgcgcgcaCCCGCCGCCGACAACAG GTGGGggtttgctgctgctgcggccgcgCCGACGAAGACGCCCGCCGTTGGGGTTCTGGGGACGGCCCAGAAGCACACCAACCTGCCAACCCAAAG GCCAACGCCTCCAGCACCAAATGCGTGGGGTTCATCGTCGCTCCTATCTCTCAAGAATGATGGAGGTTCTGGTTCGTTTGGCAACATCAATGATCGCCCTTCTTCCCGAGGAAGCTCGAGGACATCAACAGATGGAAGTGACTTGCTCGATTCACCTCTTGCTTGGGGTCGAACTTCGTATAATTCTACAACTGCGATAAGTCATCCTCAAAGAACAGAGTTAAGATCAGGAAGCTGGCGATTTCCACATTCTCAAACTTCTTTCTCGGATGTTCTCAAAGGCCCATTAAACAGTATTGCCAAAAGG AGACCTACATCACACGGAAAGGGGTTTACCCTAAGTGCAGATGATTTCCCAGTACTAGTTTCCAAGAGCTCTCAGTCAAACAGTCAATTAG GTAATAGTTTTCAAGGGCGACCAACTTTTAGTTCTGTTATAATAGCGGCACGAGATGAACAGAGAAAGATCCCACCAACCG GAGGTGATCCTTTTTCTACTGCGGACTTCTCTATGGAAGCACAACAGGCTCAGCTACATGCTACACAGACTCCTGATATATGTATGCCTCCTCCATGTATTGATTACTGGCATCCTCCTCCTGATCACCCCCCTGACAGAAATGGGATTTGGCCTGGAGGAGTGGCATCATATGGTCTGGGCAAGCCTGCAGACACACATGGCAGTTTCCCTGTTGAATCTTTTACTCACAATGGTCAGTCCCTTCTCAACCAGAGGGGAGAAACAGGGCATGGTCCAGCACATGGTGGTTTTCAGCCTGAAAACAATAATTCCTGCTATGCTCATGAGCCTGCCGATGCTAGTGTCAAAATTCTACCTCATCTCATGCTTGGAAAGGTCAAAGGTAACCATTCAGATGCACTTGAGAAGCAAGTCATCAAGAAGGATGTGGCATTGTTAGAGAAAATAAAGTGTCTAAATATCAAGGCTAGAAATCTTCGTGCCAGTAACATATCAGAAATATCTTCGTGCAGGGAAGCCAAGGTTGGACACCCAAAAAGCATTGGTGTAGAAGCATATCATGTGGCAAATGATGCTCCTGTCAGCGCTGTCATTTGTGATATCACTTCTGCCTTTGACTTGGCTAATTCTGTTTCTGAAAGTAGTAATCATGTTCCAATTGGTACATCAAATGTGTCTGCTTCTGCTAATCTTGTAATGATTGATCTGTCAGAAGGATACCCTACTATATTCAGTGAAGCTAGAGAGCCAGGTGAATCTGCTGATAATTATGTATATGTAGTAGGGAATACTTCAAGAAACAAGCATGTTAGCTCTGCTACGAACACTGCATCTGATATTTGGGGACCTGGATGGGAAGAACACTCTACAGTTGACTCTTTACCAGTTGATATGATAAATACTCATGAAGATCAACGATTTGCTGGAAACAGCTCACAGCAGGTGGATGTGAGAActgttgatgatatgctgaaCTCTCCTGATTATGAAATCCAG AATTCAATGAGATATATATCTGCTCCATATGAAAAACAACTACAGGAAGATGAAAGGGGGGAAATTGGACAAAAGGCAAAAACTATTGTAAAACTGGAAGACTTGCACAGACATTCATTTGTACAGAGTCAGAACTCAAATGGTACACCTGGTAAGTACCATGCATATAGAGGGAATTCTTCAAGAAAGTGGCATGTTAGTTCTGCTGAGGATATTTCATCCAGCATTTCTGGACATGGATGGGAAGATCATCAGGATCTATCATTTTCTGGGAACACCTCTACATGGCAGGTGCATATAAGAACTGATGATATGATTAACTCTTCTGATTATGAAATCCAG CATTCAAGGAGAGAGTTGTCTGCTCAACGCTCAAAACAACtacaggaggaggagagggggaaACCTCAACAAAAGGCAGAATCTACTGCAAAGCTTGAAGACTTGAACGTACATCCATTATTACAAAGTCAGAAGTCAAAAGACGCACCTGGTAAATCTGCTGATGCCCATGAATATGGAGGATGGaatggttcaagaaacaagtgCAGTGGTTCTGCCGAGGACATTCCATTTAACATTTCTGGACATGGATGGGAAGACCACCCTGGAGTTGAGTCTTTGCCAGTTGTGATAAATTCTCATCAAggtcaatcagttccttgggatACCTCTCAGCATTTGCATGCCCGAACTAATGATGATAGGCATAACTATCCTGGTTATGAAATCAAG CATTCAAGATGGAGAGAGTCTTCTGCGCAGCATGCAAAAGAACTACAGAAGGAGAGGGAAAACATTCAACACAAGGCAACATCTATTGCAAAACCACAAGGTTTGAACAGACGTCCATTTCTACATAATCAGAAGTCAAATGATGCACCTGGTAAATCTGCAGATTACATTGAATATGGAGGATGGCGCGCTTCAAGGAACAGGCATGGTAGTTCTGCCGAGGATATTTCATTTAATATGCCTGGACATGGATGGGAAGATCACCCTACAGTTGATTCTTTGCCATTTATGACAAAtactcatcaagatcaatcattTCCTGGGAACAACTCTTGGCAAGTGCATGCCAGAACTGCTGATATGCTTAACTCTCCTGGTTATGAAGTCCAG CATTCAAGGAGAGAGTTGTCTGCCCAACATGCAAAACGACTACCAGAACATGAGAGGGGGGAAATCCAACAAAAGGCAAAACCTATTGTAAAACTGGAAGACTTGAACAGACGCCAGTTTTTACAGAGTCAGAAGTCAGATAATTCACCTGGTAAATCTGCTGATTACCATGTATATGGAGGAGGGAATGCTTTGAGAAACAGGCATGGTAGTTCTGCTGAGAACGTTTCATTTAAGATTTCTGAATTTGGATGGGAAGATCACCCTACAGTTGACTCTATGCCAGTTGCTATGACAAATACTCATCAAAATCAATCATTTTCTGGGAACACTGCTGAGCGAGTTTATGAGAGAACTATTGATGATATGATTAACTCTGCTGATTATGAAACCCAG CTTTCATGGAGAGAATTGTCTGCTCAACATGCACAACTAcagaaagaggagaggggaaaACTTCAATTAAAGGCAAAAGTTAATGGAAAACTGGAAGAATTGAACAGAAGTTCATCTGTACAGAATCAGAAGTCGAATGATGTGCCATTAGAAGCAGACAAAATTCTTCGTAAACAAGGTGCTGAAGGCAGTGGAACTAGTAATCATGATACTTCAACATCAGATACATGTTGTACTGCATATGCTGGGAATCTTAAGCCTTTGAGAGCAAATGGCACGGAGAATGCTACAGTTCCTATCAGCTCCACTCTGGCAGCTGACACTGCAAGTGTTAACAGAGGTCCTCTGACTCATAATGTAATGCCTTTAGCCAAGAAAACTGACACTAACATGCTGGAACACACTGCCCAGAAAATTCGAGCACAGTCACATGACAGCAGTGCTCCAAAGCATTTGCAGGTGGAGGATAGGGAAGGACAAGTTCATAAATTGGAGAGTATTTCAAGGGTCTCCACTACAGTATCAGGCACTGCAGATGCTAACAAAGGCCCTTTGATTCATAATGCCTTTCATTCAGCCAAGAACACTGACATCAACATGATTCACATTGACCAGAAAGGTGCATCAGAGTCATATGACACCACTGCTCTGATGCATTTGCAGACGGAGGATAAGAGAAGACAAGTTCATTCACAGGGAAGAATTTTAAGGGGCCCTCCAGCTTCAGAATCTGCAGGTCTCAACAAAGGCTCTTCAATTCTTAATGTCATGCCTTCAGCAAAGAACAATGGCATCAACATGAAGGAATACATTACCCGGAAAAGTGCATTATGGTCACATGAGAATAGTGCTCCAAAGCATTTGCAGATGGAAATTAGGAGAAGGCAAGTTCGTTCACAGGAGGGAGTTCTAAGGGAGAGGTCCAACATTGCTGAAAGTACAGAAAATATTACAACCGATTCTGGGACTCCTGTGGACACATGGAATACTGAAGCTAAACCTCATGCGGAACTCTCAACCCACAGCAAGAACAGGAGACCTGCTTCACCACTTGTGTTTGGTACCAAGAATACAGAAGCCTCGAGTGTGCATAAAGCCCATATATCAGGTGTCATTATCAATAGTGCTATAATCCCTGTGCAGGTTTCTTCTGTTAGAGGTTTTACTGTAGGGAGTATAATGCTTGGGGATGCTTCACTTGCATTTGTGAATCAGGAGAAAACAGTGGCCAAGGAAGTGCATGATGATGTAACACATAGCTGTTCAATCCCTAAGCAGACAgagaaatcaggaacaaatcaGCCTGGTGTGCAGCGTGTCAAGGATCCTCATGGGAGTGACCGTATCATGCACACACCAGTTAAAGAGCCAAGAAAGAGAGAACAATCTGAGGCTGGCGGGCTGAACTGTGCAGCAATACCTGCTCCCATTCAGCCATCTGGGAATCAAAGCATTGTTTCACAGAATTCGGCGCCAGAAAAAACAAGTGAAATGGAGAGGCATGCACATAAGCCTGCATACAAAGAGTTGGACCTGCAGAATCCCAGGAAAATGCTACCGGCAGAGAACCACACAACATCTTCTGATAATTTGTCAACCTCCAAATCGGATGCTAAGACTGTTGATGAAGAGGCACTCGATGCTCCCACTGCTACAAAACCTGAGAATCGGGAGGATGAGAAAACTAGCAAGCATCTAGGGAGGAGCAGTGCTAGTTCGAACCAAGGAAGCACGAACGGTTCTGCCTCAGCAGCACCAGGCCTTAACGAACAGGAAGCCAACTCTGTATTGAAAATCATGCACGAGTTATCTGATCAGTTGGAGCAAATAGAGAAGCACCTCGATTCCAGCACCCATGTTGCCGCCGTGAACCATCCACAGCCAACTCAAATGGTTATGGTTTCCATGCCTGGCTATACTTGGGGAGAACACGCAGGTTGCAGCCAAAGGCAGTACCACGTCGATGGTCAGGTAAACATGTGGATCAACTACGCCGCGAACAGCCACATGGATGGGAGAGTCATGACACAGGGGGCGGGTCTGCAAACTGCGCATTTGTTGCCAGGTCCCATCTCCGTCCCCGTTCCTGTTCCTGAGAACAACTTGGCAGGCGTCAAAGTTGGTCCAGCTCCAGGATGGAAGTGGGACACCGCTGAACACGTACTGATATCCGACACGGGCGATGCCCCGGGTCTCAGTACTGCCAGAAGAGGTGCTGCACCCACTCAGAATGCGCTTAGGGTCGGCCAAATGGATGTGATGCTCGGCGTGCAAGCCACGGGAGGCATGGCGTATGGAGCTGCCACTGCTGCTGTGAACCCTGAGGTCTTGTACCACGCAGGTCCGGAGCTTGAGCAGCTGAACCCTGCATGGTTCCCCCATGTCCAGCATGACGGCATGCACCACCACGGAGGAAGCGGTGGCACCAGCGTGTACTTGCTGGGGATGGACGGCGGCGCTGGGGCGCAcgctcacggcggcggcggcggctataTGACTGGACCACCAATGGTAGGCCCCGTGCACCCTGAGTATCAGCTGATGCCTGCAGTTGCGTCCCCTGTTGCCGGCTGGAGCGATGGGGGGAGCGCCATGGTGCCTGCATTAGGGCATCCGGCTGAGACTTGGGGACCGGCGTACGGGGAGCATGTGTACTATGCCTGA
- the LOC101778892 gene encoding uncharacterized protein LOC101778892 isoform X4 has protein sequence MAAATARAPAADNRWGFAAAAAAPTKTPAVGVLGTAQKHTNLPTQRPTPPAPNAWGSSSLLSLKNDGGSGSFGNINDRPSSRGSSRTSTDGSDLLDSPLAWGRTSYNSTTAISHPQRTELRSGSWRFPHSQTSFSDVLKGPLNSIAKRRPTSHGKGFTLSADDFPVLVSKSSQSNSQLGNSFQGRPTFSSVIIAARDEQRKIPPTGGDPFSTADFSMEAQQAQLHATQTPDICMPPPCIDYWHPPPDHPPDRNGIWPGGVASYGLGKPADTHGSFPVESFTHNGQSLLNQRGETGHGPAHGGFQPENNNSCYAHEPADASVKILPHLMLGKVKGNHSDALEKQVIKKDVALLEKIKCLNIKARNLRASNISEISSCREAKVGHPKSIGVEAYHVANDAPVSAVICDITSAFDLANSVSESSNHVPIGTSNVSASANLVMIDLSEGYPTIFSEAREPGESADNYVYVVGNTSRNKHVSSATNTASDIWGPGWEEHSTVDSLPVDMINTHEDQRFAGNSSQQVDVRTVDDMLNSPDYEIQNSMRYISAPYEKQLQEDERGEIGQKAKTIVKLEDLHRHSFVQSQNSNGTPGKYHAYRGNSSRKWHVSSAEDISSSISGHGWEDHQDLSFSGNTSTWQVHIRTDDMINSSDYEIQHSRRELSAQHAKRLPEHERGEIQQKAKPIVKLEDLNRRQFLQSQKSDNSPGKSADYHVYGGGNALRNRHGSSAENVSFKISEFGWEDHPTVDSMPVAMTNTHQNQSFSGNTAERVYERTIDDMINSADYETQLSWRELSAQHAQLQKEERGKLQLKAKVNGKLEELNRSSSVQNQKSNDVPLEADKILRKQGAEGSGTSNHDTSTSDTCCTAYAGNLKPLRANGTENATVPISSTLAADTASVNRGPLTHNVMPLAKKTDTNMLEHTAQKIRAQSHDSSAPKHLQVEDREGQVHKLESISRVSTTVSGTADANKGPLIHNAFHSAKNTDINMIHIDQKGASESYDTTALMHLQTEDKRRQVHSQGRILRGPPASESAGLNKGSSILNVMPSAKNNGINMKEYITRKSALWSHENSAPKHLQMEIRRRQVRSQEGVLRERSNIAESTENITTDSGTPVDTWNTEAKPHAELSTHSKNRRPASPLVFGTKNTEASSVHKAHISGVIINSAIIPVQVSSVRGFTVGSIMLGDASLAFVNQEKTVAKEVHDDVTHSCSIPKQTEKSGTNQPGVQRVKDPHGSDRIMHTPVKEPRKREQSEAGGLNCAAIPAPIQPSGNQSIVSQNSAPEKTSEMERHAHKPAYKELDLQNPRKMLPAENHTTSSDNLSTSKSDAKTVDEEALDAPTATKPENREDEKTSKHLGRSSASSNQGSTNGSASAAPGLNEQEANSVLKIMHELSDQLEQIEKHLDSSTHVAAVNHPQPTQMVMVSMPGYTWGEHAGCSQRQYHVDGQVNMWINYAANSHMDGRVMTQGAGLQTAHLLPGPISVPVPVPENNLAGVKVGPAPGWKWDTAEHVLISDTGDAPGLSTARRGAAPTQNALRVGQMDVMLGVQATGGMAYGAATAAVNPEVLYHAGPELEQLNPAWFPHVQHDGMHHHGGSGGTSVYLLGMDGGAGAHAHGGGGGYMTGPPMVGPVHPEYQLMPAVASPVAGWSDGGSAMVPALGHPAETWGPAYGEHVYYA, from the exons atggccgcggcgacggcgcgcgcaCCCGCCGCCGACAACAG GTGGGggtttgctgctgctgcggccgcgCCGACGAAGACGCCCGCCGTTGGGGTTCTGGGGACGGCCCAGAAGCACACCAACCTGCCAACCCAAAG GCCAACGCCTCCAGCACCAAATGCGTGGGGTTCATCGTCGCTCCTATCTCTCAAGAATGATGGAGGTTCTGGTTCGTTTGGCAACATCAATGATCGCCCTTCTTCCCGAGGAAGCTCGAGGACATCAACAGATGGAAGTGACTTGCTCGATTCACCTCTTGCTTGGGGTCGAACTTCGTATAATTCTACAACTGCGATAAGTCATCCTCAAAGAACAGAGTTAAGATCAGGAAGCTGGCGATTTCCACATTCTCAAACTTCTTTCTCGGATGTTCTCAAAGGCCCATTAAACAGTATTGCCAAAAGG AGACCTACATCACACGGAAAGGGGTTTACCCTAAGTGCAGATGATTTCCCAGTACTAGTTTCCAAGAGCTCTCAGTCAAACAGTCAATTAG GTAATAGTTTTCAAGGGCGACCAACTTTTAGTTCTGTTATAATAGCGGCACGAGATGAACAGAGAAAGATCCCACCAACCG GAGGTGATCCTTTTTCTACTGCGGACTTCTCTATGGAAGCACAACAGGCTCAGCTACATGCTACACAGACTCCTGATATATGTATGCCTCCTCCATGTATTGATTACTGGCATCCTCCTCCTGATCACCCCCCTGACAGAAATGGGATTTGGCCTGGAGGAGTGGCATCATATGGTCTGGGCAAGCCTGCAGACACACATGGCAGTTTCCCTGTTGAATCTTTTACTCACAATGGTCAGTCCCTTCTCAACCAGAGGGGAGAAACAGGGCATGGTCCAGCACATGGTGGTTTTCAGCCTGAAAACAATAATTCCTGCTATGCTCATGAGCCTGCCGATGCTAGTGTCAAAATTCTACCTCATCTCATGCTTGGAAAGGTCAAAGGTAACCATTCAGATGCACTTGAGAAGCAAGTCATCAAGAAGGATGTGGCATTGTTAGAGAAAATAAAGTGTCTAAATATCAAGGCTAGAAATCTTCGTGCCAGTAACATATCAGAAATATCTTCGTGCAGGGAAGCCAAGGTTGGACACCCAAAAAGCATTGGTGTAGAAGCATATCATGTGGCAAATGATGCTCCTGTCAGCGCTGTCATTTGTGATATCACTTCTGCCTTTGACTTGGCTAATTCTGTTTCTGAAAGTAGTAATCATGTTCCAATTGGTACATCAAATGTGTCTGCTTCTGCTAATCTTGTAATGATTGATCTGTCAGAAGGATACCCTACTATATTCAGTGAAGCTAGAGAGCCAGGTGAATCTGCTGATAATTATGTATATGTAGTAGGGAATACTTCAAGAAACAAGCATGTTAGCTCTGCTACGAACACTGCATCTGATATTTGGGGACCTGGATGGGAAGAACACTCTACAGTTGACTCTTTACCAGTTGATATGATAAATACTCATGAAGATCAACGATTTGCTGGAAACAGCTCACAGCAGGTGGATGTGAGAActgttgatgatatgctgaaCTCTCCTGATTATGAAATCCAG AATTCAATGAGATATATATCTGCTCCATATGAAAAACAACTACAGGAAGATGAAAGGGGGGAAATTGGACAAAAGGCAAAAACTATTGTAAAACTGGAAGACTTGCACAGACATTCATTTGTACAGAGTCAGAACTCAAATGGTACACCTGGTAAGTACCATGCATATAGAGGGAATTCTTCAAGAAAGTGGCATGTTAGTTCTGCTGAGGATATTTCATCCAGCATTTCTGGACATGGATGGGAAGATCATCAGGATCTATCATTTTCTGGGAACACCTCTACATGGCAGGTGCATATAAGAACTGATGATATGATTAACTCTTCTGATTATGAAATCCAG CATTCAAGGAGAGAGTTGTCTGCCCAACATGCAAAACGACTACCAGAACATGAGAGGGGGGAAATCCAACAAAAGGCAAAACCTATTGTAAAACTGGAAGACTTGAACAGACGCCAGTTTTTACAGAGTCAGAAGTCAGATAATTCACCTGGTAAATCTGCTGATTACCATGTATATGGAGGAGGGAATGCTTTGAGAAACAGGCATGGTAGTTCTGCTGAGAACGTTTCATTTAAGATTTCTGAATTTGGATGGGAAGATCACCCTACAGTTGACTCTATGCCAGTTGCTATGACAAATACTCATCAAAATCAATCATTTTCTGGGAACACTGCTGAGCGAGTTTATGAGAGAACTATTGATGATATGATTAACTCTGCTGATTATGAAACCCAG CTTTCATGGAGAGAATTGTCTGCTCAACATGCACAACTAcagaaagaggagaggggaaaACTTCAATTAAAGGCAAAAGTTAATGGAAAACTGGAAGAATTGAACAGAAGTTCATCTGTACAGAATCAGAAGTCGAATGATGTGCCATTAGAAGCAGACAAAATTCTTCGTAAACAAGGTGCTGAAGGCAGTGGAACTAGTAATCATGATACTTCAACATCAGATACATGTTGTACTGCATATGCTGGGAATCTTAAGCCTTTGAGAGCAAATGGCACGGAGAATGCTACAGTTCCTATCAGCTCCACTCTGGCAGCTGACACTGCAAGTGTTAACAGAGGTCCTCTGACTCATAATGTAATGCCTTTAGCCAAGAAAACTGACACTAACATGCTGGAACACACTGCCCAGAAAATTCGAGCACAGTCACATGACAGCAGTGCTCCAAAGCATTTGCAGGTGGAGGATAGGGAAGGACAAGTTCATAAATTGGAGAGTATTTCAAGGGTCTCCACTACAGTATCAGGCACTGCAGATGCTAACAAAGGCCCTTTGATTCATAATGCCTTTCATTCAGCCAAGAACACTGACATCAACATGATTCACATTGACCAGAAAGGTGCATCAGAGTCATATGACACCACTGCTCTGATGCATTTGCAGACGGAGGATAAGAGAAGACAAGTTCATTCACAGGGAAGAATTTTAAGGGGCCCTCCAGCTTCAGAATCTGCAGGTCTCAACAAAGGCTCTTCAATTCTTAATGTCATGCCTTCAGCAAAGAACAATGGCATCAACATGAAGGAATACATTACCCGGAAAAGTGCATTATGGTCACATGAGAATAGTGCTCCAAAGCATTTGCAGATGGAAATTAGGAGAAGGCAAGTTCGTTCACAGGAGGGAGTTCTAAGGGAGAGGTCCAACATTGCTGAAAGTACAGAAAATATTACAACCGATTCTGGGACTCCTGTGGACACATGGAATACTGAAGCTAAACCTCATGCGGAACTCTCAACCCACAGCAAGAACAGGAGACCTGCTTCACCACTTGTGTTTGGTACCAAGAATACAGAAGCCTCGAGTGTGCATAAAGCCCATATATCAGGTGTCATTATCAATAGTGCTATAATCCCTGTGCAGGTTTCTTCTGTTAGAGGTTTTACTGTAGGGAGTATAATGCTTGGGGATGCTTCACTTGCATTTGTGAATCAGGAGAAAACAGTGGCCAAGGAAGTGCATGATGATGTAACACATAGCTGTTCAATCCCTAAGCAGACAgagaaatcaggaacaaatcaGCCTGGTGTGCAGCGTGTCAAGGATCCTCATGGGAGTGACCGTATCATGCACACACCAGTTAAAGAGCCAAGAAAGAGAGAACAATCTGAGGCTGGCGGGCTGAACTGTGCAGCAATACCTGCTCCCATTCAGCCATCTGGGAATCAAAGCATTGTTTCACAGAATTCGGCGCCAGAAAAAACAAGTGAAATGGAGAGGCATGCACATAAGCCTGCATACAAAGAGTTGGACCTGCAGAATCCCAGGAAAATGCTACCGGCAGAGAACCACACAACATCTTCTGATAATTTGTCAACCTCCAAATCGGATGCTAAGACTGTTGATGAAGAGGCACTCGATGCTCCCACTGCTACAAAACCTGAGAATCGGGAGGATGAGAAAACTAGCAAGCATCTAGGGAGGAGCAGTGCTAGTTCGAACCAAGGAAGCACGAACGGTTCTGCCTCAGCAGCACCAGGCCTTAACGAACAGGAAGCCAACTCTGTATTGAAAATCATGCACGAGTTATCTGATCAGTTGGAGCAAATAGAGAAGCACCTCGATTCCAGCACCCATGTTGCCGCCGTGAACCATCCACAGCCAACTCAAATGGTTATGGTTTCCATGCCTGGCTATACTTGGGGAGAACACGCAGGTTGCAGCCAAAGGCAGTACCACGTCGATGGTCAGGTAAACATGTGGATCAACTACGCCGCGAACAGCCACATGGATGGGAGAGTCATGACACAGGGGGCGGGTCTGCAAACTGCGCATTTGTTGCCAGGTCCCATCTCCGTCCCCGTTCCTGTTCCTGAGAACAACTTGGCAGGCGTCAAAGTTGGTCCAGCTCCAGGATGGAAGTGGGACACCGCTGAACACGTACTGATATCCGACACGGGCGATGCCCCGGGTCTCAGTACTGCCAGAAGAGGTGCTGCACCCACTCAGAATGCGCTTAGGGTCGGCCAAATGGATGTGATGCTCGGCGTGCAAGCCACGGGAGGCATGGCGTATGGAGCTGCCACTGCTGCTGTGAACCCTGAGGTCTTGTACCACGCAGGTCCGGAGCTTGAGCAGCTGAACCCTGCATGGTTCCCCCATGTCCAGCATGACGGCATGCACCACCACGGAGGAAGCGGTGGCACCAGCGTGTACTTGCTGGGGATGGACGGCGGCGCTGGGGCGCAcgctcacggcggcggcggcggctataTGACTGGACCACCAATGGTAGGCCCCGTGCACCCTGAGTATCAGCTGATGCCTGCAGTTGCGTCCCCTGTTGCCGGCTGGAGCGATGGGGGGAGCGCCATGGTGCCTGCATTAGGGCATCCGGCTGAGACTTGGGGACCGGCGTACGGGGAGCATGTGTACTATGCCTGA